The following proteins are co-located in the Gloeocapsa sp. PCC 7428 genome:
- a CDS encoding SRPBCC family protein, with translation MLVSQLKQSIDISASTDVVDRCITDQTLMRRWLNPLLHCEPIGAWSTDVGSRSRFIIQIPLVKPTLYNVVIERSPGLVVWEFQGFFHGRDRWECQPLDRGTHLINHFEFKIPNPVVRWGFNTFAFTLTQKDMQAQLHRLKRLAEAVEKQE, from the coding sequence ATGCTTGTTAGTCAATTAAAACAGTCAATTGATATCAGTGCCAGCACAGACGTAGTAGATCGCTGCATCACAGATCAAACGCTGATGCGTCGTTGGCTCAATCCGCTGCTGCATTGTGAACCGATAGGCGCTTGGAGTACTGATGTTGGTAGCCGTAGTCGCTTTATTATTCAAATTCCGCTTGTCAAACCTACGCTATATAATGTCGTCATCGAGCGATCGCCTGGATTGGTCGTGTGGGAGTTTCAAGGTTTTTTTCACGGACGCGATCGCTGGGAATGTCAACCACTCGATCGAGGAACGCATTTAATCAACCACTTCGAGTTTAAAATTCCTAATCCTGTGGTTCGTTGGGGCTTTAATACCTTTGCTTTTACTTTGACACAAAAAGATATGCAAGCTCAGTTACATCGCCTGAAGCGCTTGGCAGAGGCAGTAGAGAAGCAGGAGTGA